In the Elizabethkingia bruuniana genome, ACCTGGCCAGATACCATCGTAAGCACCACCACCATAAGTGATTTTTTCAGCGCTGATAACGAAGCTCACCAACATGTTGTTGCTGTCGATAGCATCAAAGTCAACTTCGTGCTGGATTACATATCCGTTTTCCCAGTTAAGTTTGATAAGAGTTCCTTCCTCATGAGATTTGTTGAATGTAACCTCACCTGTAGTTGGTTTGTATTTACCATTCAATAAAGATTCGATGATGTCAGATTTTTCAGTTGCTTCTACAGTGATTTTG is a window encoding:
- the tssD gene encoding type VI secretion system tube protein TssD; translation: MAANNSRAILKFNNGTDQKVLKLNYSVARSTDVSGRVASDPSNAIIKITVEATEKSDIIESLLNGKYKPTTGEVTFNKSHEEGTLIKLNWENGYVIQHEVDFDAIDSNNMLVSFVISAEKITYGGGAYDGIWPGN